A window of Mycolicibacterium madagascariense genomic DNA:
TGCGTGCCCGCTCGGGCTTGCCCGGCGGATGCAGGGGATAGGAGAAGAGCAGGAGCCCCTCGACCGGCAGGCCATCGGCGACCGCCATCGACGTCATCCGCCCGCCGTAGGAATGCCCACCGGCGAGGACCGGTCCCGCGGTCAGCGAGCGCGCCAGGTCGACGGCGTCGGCGATGCCCGCTTGGTCGGCGGCGGCCGATCCCGACGGCGGACCCTTGGGACGCCTGCGTCGGTAGGGCAGGTCATAGCGCACCGCCAGCCACCCGCGCGCCGCCCACTCGTCGCACAGCCGGACCAGCATGGGGGAGTCCCGGTTTCCGCCGGCGCCGTGGGTGAGCAGCACGATGCCCGTGGGATCGCCGGCCGGCGGGTGCGCGACGCCGGCGATCGCGTCAAACGCCACGGGACCGCAGCCGGAACAGCGCCGAGACCGGACCGTGGCCGTGGCCCAGCGGGTAGGCCTCGCGCAAGCATTCGGTGACCCAGCCCTTGGCGAAGGCCACCGCATCGGGCACCGAATAGCCGTGAGCCAGCGCGCAGGCGGTCGCCGCTGCCAACGTGTCACCGGCGCCGTGGTCGTGGCTGGTGTCGATGCGCTCGGCGTCGAACTCGTAGAAGTCGGTCCCGTCGTACAGCAGGTCGGGGCTGTGCGACGAGGACCGCAGGTGGCCGCCCTTGACCAGCGCCCACGTCGGTCCGAGTGCATGCAG
This region includes:
- a CDS encoding alpha/beta hydrolase family protein; the protein is MAFDAIAGVAHPPAGDPTGIVLLTHGAGGNRDSPMLVRLCDEWAARGWLAVRYDLPYRRRRPKGPPSGSAAADQAGIADAVDLARSLTAGPVLAGGHSYGGRMTSMAVADGLPVEGLLLFSYPLHPPGKPERARTEHLPRITVPTVFTHGTSDPFATIDELRAAAALVSGPTEVVEITGARHDLGSKTVDVPARAVDAALRSLPG